One Brachyspira pilosicoli P43/6/78 genomic window carries:
- a CDS encoding L,D-transpeptidase family protein — MLKYIIISLFILNTLLFSANFLDEQKRYPRVRKAIEDKEQIIKQNLQNNNISINKLNIIIIAYKEESILEIYAKNNADKTYKKIAQYNIASKSGVLGPKRMEGDLQVPEGFYYIDRFNPASSYYLSLGINYPNKSDQIKGKRNKLGGDIFIHGSEVTIGCIPMTDDKIKEIYLYAVHAKNNGQKKIPVYIFPFKMTEENIKNRRESDKLINFWKNIKVGYDVFINSKREIIYKIDENGNYEY; from the coding sequence ATGTTAAAATATATAATAATATCATTATTTATATTAAACACATTACTATTTTCAGCAAACTTTTTAGACGAACAAAAAAGATACCCCAGAGTAAGAAAAGCAATAGAAGATAAAGAACAAATAATCAAACAAAATCTACAAAACAATAATATATCTATAAACAAATTAAATATAATAATTATAGCTTATAAAGAAGAATCTATATTAGAAATATATGCCAAAAATAATGCAGATAAAACCTACAAAAAAATAGCACAATATAACATAGCATCAAAATCTGGCGTATTAGGACCAAAAAGAATGGAAGGAGATTTACAAGTTCCAGAAGGTTTTTATTATATAGATAGGTTTAATCCTGCAAGCAGTTATTATTTATCTTTAGGCATTAACTACCCTAATAAATCTGACCAGATAAAAGGAAAAAGAAACAAATTAGGCGGAGATATATTCATACATGGCTCTGAAGTTACTATAGGATGCATACCTATGACAGATGATAAAATAAAAGAAATTTACTTATATGCCGTACATGCTAAAAATAATGGACAGAAAAAAATTCCTGTATATATATTTCCATTTAAAATGACAGAAGAAAATATTAAAAATAGAAGAGAATCAGATAAATTAATAAACTTTTGGAAAAATATAAAAGTAGGATATGATGTATTTATTAATAGTAAAAGAGAAATAATATACAAAATAGATGAAAATGGAAACTATGAATATTGA
- a CDS encoding WESB_1763 family membrane protein encodes MIYLSKKINDVSFINTYRTWANYFVIAVLLNYIFFRVFIINNESVFYLLSYILNYSILITFFLLLFYKFYNYMFDSQISYSILGIIFLITGTLKLYITHINTYNIIELLFFISTLVLTIYILFPIIIKKDIYEITRGVYIFLLLSLVSSNLNYIIISINKLLDFDFLHYFSSYLSVYLSKVSSISFIILMIAYIMIFMNEIIIKNINKAFALLILIIISVTSFLFGERFLFFTISLYNALNVGIYLPTLIYMIIIMLFLITLFSSFTASLLLKKILS; translated from the coding sequence ATGATATACTTATCAAAAAAAATAAATGATGTTTCTTTTATAAATACATATCGTACTTGGGCTAATTATTTTGTTATTGCTGTATTATTAAATTATATATTTTTTAGAGTTTTTATAATCAATAATGAATCTGTATTTTATCTGCTGTCTTACATACTTAACTATAGCATTTTAATTACTTTTTTTTTGCTGCTTTTTTATAAATTTTATAACTACATGTTTGATTCTCAAATTTCATACTCTATTCTTGGTATAATATTTCTCATCACAGGCACATTAAAACTATATATAACACATATAAACACATACAACATAATAGAATTGCTATTTTTTATTTCTACTTTAGTGCTTACTATATATATACTCTTTCCAATAATAATTAAAAAAGATATATATGAAATAACAAGAGGAGTTTATATTTTTCTATTATTAAGTTTAGTATCATCTAATCTAAATTATATAATAATATCAATAAACAAATTATTAGATTTTGATTTTTTACATTATTTTTCATCATATTTATCAGTATATTTATCAAAAGTATCATCTATATCTTTTATAATATTAATGATAGCGTATATAATGATATTTATGAATGAGATAATAATTAAAAACATAAATAAAGCTTTTGCATTATTAATACTTATAATTATATCTGTAACATCATTTTTATTTGGAGAGAGATTTTTATTTTTCACAATTTCTTTATATAATGCATTAAATGTAGGCATATATCTTCCAACACTAATATATATGATTATAATAATGCTATTTTTAATAACCCTATTTAGCTCTTTCACAGCATCATTGCTTTTAAAAAAAATATTATCCTGA